The Callithrix jacchus isolate 240 chromosome 7, calJac240_pri, whole genome shotgun sequence DNA window tggctactgtcccggcagactcagaggctgacactcaagtgtcaacaatggttagcagataccggtactgtttgtgctttggcatatgggtgaaatcaatttgccagtcttggccaggtaggaacccgcgtagctgatgaagctggcgccagggatgacaggaaccctgggaattagtttttgcgcagacagtacatgaggactggacttcctgtatggtactgaggagatggtgagggtgaaaaagtgggttgaggaaccggtataaggctttaggcccaatgtggagtgaatggtggatgtcttggattatctggtacttttgcttttcggggaggatgaggaggttatgcttgaaggcccagtcgtCTTTGAACcataccccgggggtagactggagggcctggagttctgaggcagagtattgagggctaggagaaaaaggctgtgtgggctggcggtggggaaggttatgatggccttcagctttgaaaggatgtctcgccccagaaggggaactgggaaggtggggattactaaaaagagtgggtaaatggagtagagttatatgagcacatgagtggtggggtttggtaggggatactcggggtcccatcgattcccatgaccgagacctgggaaggggtaaGACTGCTAGAATaggaaggaagtgcggagtaggtagcccccatgtcttgtggccctaggctcggcgagggtaaccggagtcggaaagccagggccccactagtcatctagcagccctagtagactggggaatggAGCTCCGTCGGAGGttggctcctggcaagcaggctcctccctactgagggtgaccgccggctgcgtaacgccagtgtgtctgttttgaggaaccggcaccctggggaagctggggcagtctgaatTCCAGTGTCCCAggagctgacagatagggcaaggcttagttggtggccgtggttgtggacaggctcgggaccagtgtccttcctttccacatttgaaacatgcccctggaggggcatgggttgcggccttgggcttctggttccctgctgGCCTTAGAGCtgcactagggcttgggtctggagggcagccttctgcttcatgcgagtttggcgggcagcctcagccgcatcttccctggcattgaatactttaaaggccatttttaccaggtcttggatgggagtctctggcccctcttctgctttctttagtttctttcttatgtcgggtgctgattgggagataaaatgggaggctaatacagtggccccgttttgggaggctgggtctagtcgagtgtaccggactagggcttcttatgcttgagtgaggtattggaattctttaatataggtggacgggtcggctgagaaggatcctaaacgtttctcaatttgggacaggtcttggagtaagaaaggaacatggaccctgattaaaccttctgcgcctgctacttctcggagtggggccaggatagctggctggtgggagcgggtgtgggccgccaccggagaggcaagaggaagtgcgacctctgagggagggggctcagaggcagtagagggagagcgaggcatggcctctgaggtaggaggtgcagagggagtgggggaagggcgtgccattgatggcgactggttgctgagattggcaggagaggacagatgttcaggcagatcctccagtgaggagtagggagggggagaggtagtggaggaagatttacgaggggttcgagctaagaggatttggtaggtggagcaggaagaacataggtcggggtgggtacggaggtcccaaaaagcctggacgtaaggaatttcattgtccttgcccgcgtGGCGACAAAAATcatcgagatctcggagggtgttgaaatcaaaagtgccagtcgggggccaatgtgactggttactgagtttgtattgggtccaagccacctgagacaggaagataggctttttctttctgagggtttgggaatatcccaattaggtaaaatttcgcagcaagcacccaaggggggtgctcagaggtattttggactccgaatttcccatggcaggcgcagctacagactctccggcgcggatgggcagatgcaacaaAAAGGCGTCCCCATTCGTTGCAAATTCCctggagtacaattaagtacggaaagggaagcggtcagaggggcgtcccccatctggcggctgtcccttggaaggctcctggagccggaatggaagaccaccttggctcggccgaggctaggcaaggagtccgtgcggaacgccggagagggagcaactgcaccgtgccgtaggaagaggagacgggaagcgggggaaggcaaagcaagaaaaaacttggcttaccttaatcggaacgtggaggtggtagggccagtgttgggtaggtcggggaggggggccgtggccgggccaacggccccagctcccgggtttcggcaccatttgtccgacctaccctctgcgggaagactgggctcattgggaaagaaaccggactgcaggcaagaagaaagtccttaagttcaggctttattgagaggaaagagcctccgggcaggccagccgggacgaaaaggaaaaatggccgccccgctcagaggggcagggttgttttatagggggctgaagggctggggggtggggaagccgaaagccgaggtggtgggcaactgttggtcagtttgaactgctgggtggcgggaagctgggcggcgggagggctagggccggtatgtaaagtgagagataagggagcctctttgtgggggagggaaagagagagagagagctttcgcggtaggggcagagttttccaaacacctaAGACtgggaaattatttatttatttattcatttattttctgagacagagtctcactctgtcacccaggctggagtgcagtggtgcaatctcagctcactgcaaactctgcctcccaggtttaagtaattccctgcctcagcctctcgagtggctaagattacaggtgcttgccaccacgcccggctgatttttgtatttttagtagaaatggggtttcaccatcttagctaggctggtcttgaattgctgatctcatgatccatccacctcagattcccaaaatgctgtgattacaggcatgagccaccgtgcccagccaagactgggaaatttataaagaacagaaatttgggcaggcatggtggctcacacctgtaatcccagcactttgggaggccgaagtgggtggatcatgaggttaggagtttgagaccagactggccaatatggtgaaaccccatcactaccaaaaatacaaaaatcagctgggcatggtagtgtgtgcctgtagtcccagctactcaggaggctgaatagcttgaacctgggaggcggaggttgcagtgagccaagactgtgccactgcactctagcctgggtgacagagcaagactctgtctaaaataaaaaagaacagaaatttgtttctcacagttctggagactgggaaggggCCAAGATCAAGGTATCAACTGCTCTCTGAaagctgctctctgcttccagggtggtgcctcttgctgtgttctcacctgAAAGAAGGAGGCAAAAAGGGATgccatgtcttcacatggcagaataGATGGAAGGACCAGGCTGCTCTCTGAagcttcttttataagggcatgaATCCCACCTATTAGAGCAGGGCCCTTATggcttaatcacctcccaaagaccccacttCATCTCAAAACCTTGGGGTTTaagttccaacatatgaattttggagggacacatacATTCAAACCATGGCTGTATAAAGCACTTTGGGTTAACTCAATGTGATTTAATTCAATAACTATGGAGCTACCCCTATGAACCAAACACtaggagagaaataaaagcacaGTATTTATCCTCTAGATATGTCTAATTGAAAGGGAAGTCAGGCTTGTAGTGTCTGCCTCACCTTGTTCTGTCCCTTTCCAACTACATGATCCTGAGCTAACTGAGGCCATATTATGATTTTGGTGGGCTCTAGGCACTTTTGCCTTCATGGACCCCTTCTTccataaaaaagtatttaaagatcTATTTATGACTGCATTCGcataaagacaaacataaaacAGGCtggatttattattatatattcatttttttcttctggttttaaaagaaattaaaattacaacATATTCTTAGGCTCCTGTATTACGGGCCCTAAGCACTGTGCCTACTGTGCCTAATGGGTAAGTCGACTTTGGGGCCAATTATTGACCTTATCTAGTTCTCATTTCCCTATCTGTAAAGTTTTGGTCTTGAAGGGTTATTATGAGGATTATGTGAGGTACTTAGAAGCTGCATAAGGTCAGAAACCAAGTTCAATTTGTTTTCCACAGTGTACTTAGAGCACTTGGCACAGAATAAGCACTCAGTAAGATGAATGTGAAATTACTAACACAGAGTCAGGGTACAGTAAACACTTGATAAATATCAGATTTAGTTCACCAGACCTCCCAGGGGAACAGTTCAGGACATACATAATAGATATCAGAAAGCTGTCATAGATGGTACATACCCCGAATGTCACAGGAATTTAGATCAGGAAGGATTGCGTGGATCAGTCCCTTcacatgctttttaattttttatttgctcaGTGCATCCATCCCACTTAACTGCAGCCATAATGCTGTCATTAGCAGCGTAGGGAGGAAAAGGATGTGTTCAAAACCGTCAAttttacattccagcctggtatATTTACATATGCAGGGAGTTGTACTGGCATTGCCATGTAGCTCCAAATCCTCTGCAGATTTAATTACAAAGCTACAAAGTGAGTGCATAAATTATGCACTAAGGCCATGTTTGGGAAATTACTGTGTAGCCCTGGGAATTAGATAGGAGGTTAGATCTTTGTAATTGATATATTTCCACTTAAGGGTTGAAACCCTGCAGATCAGTGAGAACTTCTGTATAAAGACAGTTTGTCTGCGGTTCTGCAGGGCTAGCTGAACATTTAAACTCCAAACACTAGctattgggaggaaaaaaacTTTTCAGTTATCCAATCCTGTCTggtctccctcttcagcctcatcTCCTTCATGGGTTCACTTGCTCCATCACATTTGGAAGATGCACAATAAATAGTATCAAGCTTTTTTACCTTTTCCTATACTGTTCTCTTTGATAGAATGTTATTTCCCTCTTCATTCTGGGAAGCCCCAGAGAGAGTGCCTATTTCTAGTAGCTACTCTACAAGCATTAGTTTCTTCTCCCTGAGTAAGAAGGCAAAGGTTTCATGTCAGTAAGCTCAGCTCAAATACTTTTGGAAGCTCTTACTACCTTCcctaggaggaaagaaaagaaatgcacacATATTGGACATCAATTATGTACAAGCACTATGCTGGGTCCTTTACAtttatcatcttatttaatcctcagggCAATATTATGCAGAAGATACTCTTATCCTTAGTACCTAGTCTAAATGGTTAAGTATCTTGGCCAAAATCTCTCTGCTAATAAAGAGCAGAGATGGAATCAGAATCCAGGTCTGCCTGGCTGTCTCCCTCAGGCAAGTCAGTTGTTCCATTCTTGAGGCTCTTAAAATTCTTCCATAATGTCTCTATCCTAACACATGTCTCACTGTTTGGTAGTTTATTCATATACTTTCATAATCTGTTTCTttcacaaaacttttttttttttaattattgtttggAGAAGGCCCAGCAGCTGGTCCGAGTAGCCGGGAGAGGGCAGTCTGGGCTGAGGGTTCGGACTGGAGGCCTGGCAGCCCCGGGGGACCATGGCAGGCCCAGATGGGGACTCCGACTCCGACTGTCCCGGCCCAGAGGCTCTAGGGTAGTCCTGTCAGTCCCGGCCCAGAGGCTCTAGGGCGCCACTGCTCCCCCCGGACGGTGACTTAGACCCAGGTCCTGTGGGCTCTCGCCTCCGACGCACCGGCGCAGAGCCCGGACCTCAGCCCGCACGGACTCAGCGAGGGCCTGTGGGATTCTCTGAAGTCCTGCAATATCCAGGCGACGGAGAGTCGCCTATAAGGTCGCGCAGGGAGCACACAGGTGCAAGCCCCGACAGAGGGAAACCCTCCTCAGAGCCTCCGCGAAGGGGCTGGGCACGCCTCCTTCTGAATGACGCAGGGGGCGGGGCGTGAGACGGGGAAGGAGGGGCGGGAGGGGCTGGCGGTGCTGGCAGGGCTGGCGGGCGGAACTGTCGTAAAACGGGCGGGACGCGCCGCGCCAGTGACTGTCGTAAAAGGGCGGGGCGTGCCGCGCTCGGGATGAAGCTGGGGGCGTGCGTCGCGGAAGCAGGCTGCTAGCGGGCGTCCGGGTCATGGACCGCTGCGCGGGCTCTTTGGAGGAGGTGGTGGACGATACGCGGCAGCAACAGCGACACTACCAGCTGCTGTCGGCGCTGCAAAGCCTGGTGAAGGAGTTGTTCAAGTACGCGGGCAAGGCGGGCGGCGGCCTGCGAAGCCGGCCCCGGGCCCCGCAGGCGCTCACCGCGCACCCCCTGCCCGCAGCTCCTTCCAGCAGCACCTGTCCTACGCCACGCTCAGCCACCTGGCCTTGGCGCTTCTAGAGGGCACCGTGTTCAAAATCGTGCAGGGGCTGCTGGAGATCCAGCACCTCACCGAAAAGAGCCTGTACAACCAGCGCCTACGTCTACAGAACGAGCACCGAGGTGGACGGGGCGGCGGGACGAGGCGCCTCCTCTGGGTCGGCAAGTCCCGGCCGCTCTTGTTATCTGTGCAGATCGGCTCCTTCCCTGGGAGTGTTGGGAAGAAGTCCCTTAGATTGACAGAATCAAGGGCGCGGAGACTGAGCGCCTTTTTGGTGACCGGTGGGTCCAAACAGTTTTGTTTTCAGTTGCGCAGGCCCCCTTCTTAGCAGAAACTGCCTGCTCGGGCTGTCCTGTGCCCCACCCCCTTCCAAGCAGGATGGCCCTAGGCCTCTGTGCTTGGTTGGCCTGGCCCTGACTGCATTGCCCCTTAGTAGGTGAAGATCTGTTGACAGCTGTGCAGCGCTCTTTGGGGTCCATTCTCTCTCACGTCTCGTAGGGCCTCATACCAGTTGCACATCAAATTCCTAAGCACTGTCCTCTGTGACACCCTCCCAAACACGAAGAATTTCCCACTTGAGCCGCATGCTTGGTGGGCTTAGGAGCCCTTTCCTGCAAATTACACAGGGCGGGTCCCCCTGCACTATCACATTTCCACCTTTGCTGTTATATTTTCCCcaaacttcttattttaaaagttcgAACATTTAGAAAAGCTGAAAAGACGGTGTAGTGCATACAATTGTGCTCTCCACCAGAAGTTCAATAGTTAACACAGAGGGTAGCCCTCTGAGAAATTAACCGTCTGGGTGTCTCCAGATGTGTGCGCGGCCACGTCTCGGTACCTAACTTGTCGCAGAATCTTGCTTTCTATGTAAGGATCCAGTCCAAGTTCATGCTGCAGTTGGTTGCTTGGGTCTCTCTGCTTCTGGAACAGTCCCCACATTTATTGTGGCATTGCCTGTCTGTAGAGTCCAGGGCATTTTACTTCTAGAACGCCCTGCTCTGGATCTGTCAGATTGCTTCTTCGTGCATTTAACCTGCTTCTCCACTCTCTGGGTTTCCTGTAAACTGAACTGCTGGTAAAAGCCTGATTTAAGGCAGGTTTAATGTGGCAAAAAATCCTCCTGGCGGTGCCCTTCCCCAGAGGGCAGGCATGTCCATCTGCTCCAGAATCGGTGTGTTTCTATCAAgaatggatgttggattttgGCAGACCCATTTTTGGCAGCTcttgagatgatcacatggtgAATCATTTTCTGTTACTACGTGAATTACAGTCACTTGAATTCCATCCTGCTTGGTCATGCTGTACTATACTTTTTATGTAACCAGATTTGATCTGCTAGAATCTTAAGAATCTTTTTGTCTATATTCATGACAAACTTTGGTCTGTAGTTTTTATGGAATACTGTCTGGTTTAGGTGTCAGAGTTTTTGCCAGTCTTACATGAGGAGTTTGGAAGTGTGCTCTCCTCTTGAGTTCTCCAGAAGAATTTGTGCAGAATTGGTGTTACTTCTTGCCCTAAATGTCTGCGTTTTTAGGTGATtgcgtttttaaaaattttcattgagCAGTAAAATGCGTACAGTTTACTAATCTGAAGTGCATGGCCCATTATTTGTTAATGCTCAGACTGTGCCATGTGTGGCCAGTGGGAGTGCTCCAGGCTCCCTTAGGTGCCTCCCATCATTCCTTGAGCACTTCCCTGCTTTCTGGTTCA harbors:
- the LOC118143134 gene encoding protein DGCR6-like; amino-acid sequence: SWGRASRKQAASGRPGHGPLRGLFGGGGGRYAAATATLPAAVGAAKPGEGVVQVRGQGGRRPAKPAPGPAGAHRAPPARSSFQQHLSYATLSHLALALLEGTVFKIVQGLLEIQHLTEKSLYNQRLRLQNEHRGGRGGGTRRLLWVGKSRPLLLSVQIGSFPGSVGKKSLRLTESRARRLSAFLVTGVEHWIREEQGAVDRKIVLELDRKVADQQSTLEKAGVWLASM